In Nakamurella antarctica, the following are encoded in one genomic region:
- a CDS encoding DoxX family protein encodes MSIIAPTAPRNSSEPDLAAKPLSHWATWTLVLLRVSTGFIFLWAFLDKAFGLGYSATSAKAWINGGSPTNGFLKSVDVGPLQSTFHSIAGTWWADTLFMLGLLVVGVALILGIGLRLAAAVGILLMALMWIAEYPVARFNVAGEPTGSSNPLVDYHFLYAVALLVVAATNAGNMWGLGARWAKMSFVLKNAWLR; translated from the coding sequence ATGTCAATCATCGCTCCCACCGCACCGCGTAATAGTTCGGAGCCGGACCTCGCAGCGAAGCCCTTGAGCCATTGGGCGACTTGGACGTTGGTTTTGCTTCGGGTCTCGACAGGATTCATCTTCCTGTGGGCCTTCTTGGATAAGGCATTCGGGTTGGGCTATTCGGCCACCAGCGCCAAGGCTTGGATTAACGGCGGTTCGCCCACCAATGGATTTCTCAAGTCCGTCGATGTCGGCCCACTGCAGTCGACCTTCCACAGCATCGCCGGAACATGGTGGGCTGACACGCTTTTCATGCTTGGTTTGCTGGTCGTAGGGGTCGCCCTGATCCTGGGAATTGGATTGCGACTTGCCGCTGCGGTGGGAATTTTGCTCATGGCATTGATGTGGATCGCGGAGTACCCCGTCGCCAGGTTCAATGTGGCAGGGGAGCCGACCGGGTCCAGTAACCCCCTGGTCGACTACCACTTCTTGTATGCGGTCGCGCTTCTCGTGGTGGCCGCCACGAACGCGGGCAACATGTGGGGCCTGGGGGCGCGCTGGGCGAAAATGTCTTTCGTCCTCAAGAACGCTTGGTTGAGATAA
- a CDS encoding GAF domain-containing protein, which translates to MVLTRVVETACELTGARYGALGVIGSDGLLEKFIHTGMAPDQVDEIGDLPRGKGLLGALIHNPEPIRLARLADDPRSSGFPPHHPPMDSFLGVPIKLRNEVYGNLYLTDSLAGEFTADDTDLALSLAGTAAVAIENARLFSEAQRKQDWLQASTEITRLLLTGGSSDALREIADRVKVLARADVVTVELPASRSGYFRVEVATGVSEEVLQGHEYPAPGTLSQAVVDTGQASRIANAADCSDLVNLTQVVPLGPVMALPLASVTSPRGTLVAARLPGRPVFSLAELDMATTFAGQVSIALGLADAQVAKDQLTLLEDRGRIARDLHDHVIQRLFATGLTVQSVLPLTASPATEKLSAVVDELDAAIRQIRASIFSLEGALNHSESVRSELLDTIVVASSSMPVPPQVRLVGPIDTLISPALRDDVQAVLRESLTNVVRHARAATVTVVVSVADGVLAVDVQDDGVGFGSPVHRSGLANLLDRAENHRGTFVVESAPTKGTRLQWSVPIP; encoded by the coding sequence TTGGTCCTGACCCGCGTGGTGGAAACAGCCTGCGAGTTGACGGGTGCCCGATATGGGGCGTTGGGGGTGATCGGCTCCGATGGACTGTTGGAAAAGTTTATTCATACTGGAATGGCTCCCGACCAGGTCGATGAGATCGGGGACCTGCCGCGCGGGAAAGGCTTGCTGGGCGCACTTATTCACAATCCCGAACCGATCAGATTGGCCCGACTTGCCGACGACCCGCGGTCAAGTGGGTTTCCCCCTCACCACCCGCCGATGGATTCATTCCTTGGTGTCCCGATCAAATTGCGTAATGAGGTGTACGGAAACCTCTACCTGACAGATAGTTTGGCGGGCGAGTTCACCGCGGACGACACAGATCTTGCACTCTCACTAGCGGGTACCGCCGCCGTCGCAATCGAAAATGCGCGCTTGTTCAGTGAGGCCCAGCGCAAACAGGATTGGCTTCAGGCATCGACTGAGATTACCCGTCTCCTCCTCACCGGTGGCAGCAGCGATGCGCTACGAGAAATAGCCGACAGGGTGAAGGTGCTGGCACGTGCTGACGTGGTCACGGTGGAGCTACCCGCGTCGCGATCGGGCTATTTTCGCGTCGAGGTAGCTACCGGCGTGAGTGAAGAAGTGCTGCAGGGCCATGAATACCCGGCACCGGGAACGCTTTCCCAAGCTGTCGTTGATACGGGTCAAGCCTCTCGCATTGCCAACGCCGCTGACTGCAGCGACTTGGTGAATCTGACACAAGTGGTGCCGCTCGGCCCCGTCATGGCTCTGCCACTGGCAAGCGTCACTAGTCCTCGAGGAACGTTAGTAGCCGCGCGACTGCCTGGTCGTCCTGTTTTCTCGCTCGCAGAACTTGATATGGCCACTACGTTCGCTGGCCAGGTTTCTATCGCGTTGGGATTGGCCGATGCTCAGGTAGCAAAGGATCAGCTGACACTTTTAGAAGACCGTGGCAGGATCGCCCGCGACCTTCATGATCATGTGATTCAACGACTATTCGCCACCGGCCTCACGGTTCAAAGCGTCCTGCCGTTAACCGCATCGCCTGCAACAGAGAAACTCTCCGCCGTGGTCGACGAATTGGACGCAGCTATTAGGCAGATCCGAGCGTCCATCTTTTCGCTTGAGGGAGCTCTCAACCATTCTGAATCCGTCCGCTCCGAATTGCTCGACACCATCGTGGTGGCGTCGTCATCGATGCCTGTTCCGCCCCAGGTGAGACTGGTCGGACCGATTGACACGCTCATCTCACCGGCGCTGCGGGACGACGTCCAGGCAGTGTTGCGCGAGTCGTTAACTAACGTGGTCAGGCACGCGCGCGCGGCAACGGTGACGGTCGTTGTTTCCGTCGCAGATGGAGTCTTGGCGGTGGACGTCCAGGACGACGGGGTCGGTTTCGGCTCACCCGTACATCGCAGTGGTCTCGCAAACCTGCTGGACCGCGCGGAAAACCACCGCGGCACCTTCGTGGTTGAATCCGCCCCGACGAAAGGAACGCGCCTCCAATGGTCGGTCCCGATCCCATGA
- a CDS encoding response regulator: MVGPDPMTPIRVFLLDDHEIVRRGISELISAETDIEVVGDAGTVAQALARIPAVRPDVAVLDARLPDGSGIDVCRDIRSAMPDIKCLILTSYDDDAALFAAVMAGAAGYLLKEIRGASLVDAIRHVAAGGSLMDPQVTGKLLTRLRDGVPHDTRADSLTAREREILDLIAEGLTNRQIGESLFLAEKTVKNYVSSLLTKLGMQRRTQAAVFGAQIKP; this comes from the coding sequence ATGGTCGGTCCCGATCCCATGACCCCCATCCGAGTGTTTCTCCTCGATGACCATGAAATAGTGCGCCGCGGGATTTCCGAACTAATTTCCGCAGAAACCGATATTGAAGTAGTCGGCGACGCTGGAACCGTGGCTCAAGCCTTGGCCCGTATCCCCGCGGTTCGGCCAGATGTCGCCGTGCTGGATGCTCGTCTCCCCGACGGAAGCGGTATCGACGTCTGCCGCGATATTCGTTCAGCGATGCCCGACATCAAGTGCCTGATCCTTACCTCCTATGACGACGACGCTGCGTTGTTCGCTGCCGTCATGGCCGGCGCAGCGGGATATCTACTGAAGGAGATTCGTGGTGCCTCCCTGGTCGACGCGATCCGACATGTAGCCGCCGGTGGCTCGCTCATGGATCCGCAAGTCACCGGAAAGTTGTTGACCCGATTGCGGGACGGCGTGCCCCACGACACCAGGGCGGATTCGCTCACGGCGCGTGAGCGCGAGATTTTGGATCTGATTGCGGAAGGTCTGACCAATCGGCAGATCGGCGAGTCGCTCTTTTTGGCGGAGAAGACGGTCAAAAACTATGTGTCCTCTTTGCTGACAAAACTTGGAATGCAACGCCGCACCCAAGCTGCGGTGTTCGGTGCTCAGATAAAACCGTGA
- a CDS encoding universal stress protein, protein MDASTRTPFIVVGIDGSRESVSALQWALAEGLRTAAAVEVVHCWQGDTIVEALLTSHTELKIGSECMLDNQVAAAVKDLPVSPEITKVSVGGKVSTALLERAKGANMLVLGSHRTTTLHDRVFGQVLGGCLRKASCDVAVINRDGHVVQIQRVSSAVS, encoded by the coding sequence ATGGACGCATCGACGCGGACACCATTCATCGTTGTGGGTATTGACGGGTCACGCGAGAGTGTGTCCGCCTTACAATGGGCGCTTGCCGAGGGTCTTCGGACGGCTGCGGCGGTAGAAGTCGTGCACTGCTGGCAAGGCGACACGATTGTCGAGGCACTCCTCACGTCACACACCGAATTGAAAATCGGATCCGAATGCATGCTGGATAACCAGGTAGCGGCTGCGGTGAAGGATCTTCCCGTTTCCCCCGAAATTACCAAGGTCAGTGTCGGCGGCAAGGTCAGCACCGCGCTGCTGGAGCGCGCAAAGGGCGCAAACATGCTCGTGCTTGGGTCACACCGAACCACAACTTTGCATGACCGCGTCTTCGGACAGGTGCTTGGCGGCTGCCTTCGCAAGGCCAGCTGCGATGTTGCAGTTATTAATAGAGACGGCCATGTTGTGCAGATACAGCGGGTATCTTCAGCCGTCTCTTAA
- a CDS encoding TerC family protein — MNVPFWAWAAFVAVVVIMLAIDLLAHRGAHVIKFKEAAIWSGVWVGVSVIFGIVIFIGFGSGPGLDYTTAWLLEKSLSVDNLFVFAMIFAYFQVPAAFQHRVLFYGVMGALIFRGIFLALGVAVVSKFAAVLFVFGAILIWSAWKLIKGHDDTIDPSKGLAVRVLRKFIPISDEYRGTKFIVKEAGKRVGTPLLAVLVAIEAADLVFAVDSVPAVLAVSDEPFIVYTSNAFAILGLRALYFLLAGLLDKFHYLGKALAFILAFIGIKLFLQAGHKVINESIPEIPSLASLAVIVVALTGAVVLSILKPQTSEVDIATADMAVPAEASGQFKAVNTVTDEVTTTKDTSTSHEQR; from the coding sequence ATGAACGTCCCCTTCTGGGCCTGGGCAGCCTTCGTCGCGGTGGTAGTCATCATGCTTGCCATCGACCTGCTCGCTCACCGCGGTGCCCACGTCATCAAATTTAAAGAAGCGGCTATCTGGAGCGGCGTCTGGGTGGGCGTCTCCGTCATTTTCGGGATCGTGATCTTTATTGGTTTTGGCAGTGGTCCGGGCCTGGACTACACGACAGCCTGGCTCTTGGAGAAGAGCCTCTCGGTCGATAACCTATTCGTTTTTGCGATGATCTTTGCCTACTTCCAGGTCCCAGCAGCCTTCCAACACCGAGTGCTGTTCTACGGCGTCATGGGAGCCTTGATCTTCCGTGGCATCTTCCTGGCGCTGGGCGTAGCTGTAGTGAGCAAGTTCGCCGCTGTGTTGTTCGTGTTTGGTGCCATTTTGATCTGGAGTGCCTGGAAGCTCATCAAAGGCCACGACGACACGATTGACCCCAGCAAGGGGTTGGCAGTCCGGGTGTTACGCAAATTCATTCCTATTTCTGATGAGTACCGCGGCACGAAGTTCATCGTGAAGGAGGCGGGCAAGCGCGTCGGAACTCCCTTGTTGGCGGTACTTGTCGCGATTGAGGCTGCTGATCTGGTTTTCGCTGTCGACTCGGTTCCAGCGGTCCTTGCTGTTTCCGACGAGCCGTTCATCGTCTACACCTCCAACGCGTTTGCCATCCTCGGGCTGCGCGCGCTGTATTTCTTGCTTGCCGGCCTGCTAGACAAATTCCACTACCTGGGCAAGGCGCTCGCGTTCATTTTGGCCTTCATCGGGATCAAACTCTTCCTTCAGGCTGGCCACAAGGTAATCAACGAGTCGATCCCCGAGATCCCCTCGCTGGCAAGCCTTGCCGTGATCGTGGTCGCTCTGACAGGAGCCGTCGTGTTGAGCATCCTGAAGCCTCAAACGTCCGAAGTAGACATCGCCACCGCCGATATGGCAGTGCCAGCCGAGGCGTCGGGCCAGTTCAAGGCTGTGAACACTGTTACCGACGAGGTAACCACCACCAAGGACACCTCAACCAGTCACGAACAGCGCTAG
- a CDS encoding PucR family transcriptional regulator gives MTHSASIPREVIDVVSRGGAKDAGGLDPHLLSDFLQIVVLSVAGGTRLRKPDVLRFKDVGRVAASQGVALRALLDLYLSAAWRLWEHLPEVQQAASDPQGVVRAGHAVLRAADDVVAALTEGYQLARRDVIRAEVSARREFIDDLLTGSSDVVGLVERAATFGLSLPGPHAVAIVRSERPFVEGSPVVVAIERALLGTKADADALIATKDGALVAIFAAPDKLAVSEMVAGITSVLPPRSGDPVLPTKVQLRRFPKVGDWQLGIGRSHVGPAGVRASFEDAKEALDLGRRLGRALDVIDAAEMLVYRVLLRDKAAMTDLVRTVLGPLTTARGGARPLIDTLFAYFSTGSNTAATARTMHLSVRAVTYRLERVRQLTGHDPDDATSRFTLHTAVLGARLIEWDAQVLP, from the coding sequence ATGACACACTCGGCGTCTATTCCGCGGGAAGTCATCGACGTAGTTTCGCGGGGTGGCGCCAAAGATGCGGGCGGGCTAGACCCCCATCTGCTCTCTGATTTTTTACAGATTGTTGTTCTCTCCGTTGCTGGTGGTACCCGGCTGCGAAAACCAGATGTGCTGCGGTTCAAGGACGTTGGGCGAGTTGCCGCCTCGCAAGGGGTGGCGCTCCGAGCACTTCTCGACTTGTATCTGTCCGCTGCTTGGCGGCTTTGGGAACATCTGCCTGAGGTGCAACAGGCAGCCAGTGACCCACAAGGCGTCGTGCGTGCAGGCCACGCTGTGTTGCGAGCGGCCGACGACGTCGTTGCCGCTCTGACCGAGGGCTACCAACTCGCTAGGCGCGATGTGATCCGTGCAGAGGTATCCGCGCGGCGCGAATTCATCGATGACCTCCTCACTGGCAGCAGCGATGTCGTGGGGTTGGTCGAACGGGCAGCGACGTTCGGCCTCAGTCTTCCCGGGCCGCACGCTGTGGCGATAGTCCGATCCGAAAGGCCCTTTGTAGAGGGCAGCCCTGTGGTGGTGGCGATAGAACGCGCACTGCTGGGAACGAAGGCAGACGCAGACGCTTTGATAGCGACCAAGGACGGAGCGCTGGTCGCTATCTTCGCCGCGCCCGATAAGTTGGCTGTGTCGGAAATGGTAGCCGGAATAACGTCAGTGCTGCCCCCTCGCTCAGGCGACCCAGTTCTCCCGACCAAGGTCCAACTGCGCCGCTTCCCCAAAGTCGGTGACTGGCAACTGGGGATAGGTCGCTCGCACGTCGGTCCGGCGGGCGTCCGGGCATCCTTTGAAGATGCCAAAGAGGCGCTCGATCTGGGGAGAAGGCTGGGCCGCGCGCTGGATGTGATCGATGCTGCCGAAATGCTGGTCTATCGAGTGCTGCTACGCGATAAAGCGGCGATGACGGATTTGGTACGGACGGTCCTCGGGCCGCTCACCACCGCTCGTGGTGGGGCGCGGCCGCTGATTGACACGCTCTTCGCTTACTTTTCTACGGGAAGCAACACCGCGGCAACTGCGCGCACCATGCATCTCTCCGTACGTGCGGTCACCTACCGCCTCGAGCGGGTACGGCAACTGACAGGCCATGACCCGGACGATGCCACCTCTAGGTTCACTTTGCACACGGCAGTGCTAGGAGCCCGTTTGATCGAGTGGGATGCCCAAGTATTGCCGTAA
- a CDS encoding histone-like nucleoid-structuring protein Lsr2, whose protein sequence is MATKVITALVDDIDGSEATETIRFALDGQSYEIDLGDANAAALRASVTAFVTSARKSSGSFEATSAVRSNKVELVLIRAWALDQGISVGDRGRIAASVVAQYRAAH, encoded by the coding sequence ATGGCAACCAAAGTCATTACCGCATTAGTCGACGATATTGACGGTTCCGAAGCAACTGAGACCATCCGGTTCGCATTGGACGGGCAATCCTATGAGATTGACTTGGGGGATGCTAATGCGGCAGCTTTGCGTGCATCGGTCACTGCATTCGTGACATCCGCTCGGAAAAGCTCCGGCAGCTTCGAAGCTACAAGTGCAGTGCGCTCTAATAAGGTTGAGCTGGTTTTGATTCGGGCTTGGGCGCTTGATCAGGGGATTTCGGTGGGGGACCGAGGCCGGATCGCAGCATCCGTGGTCGCTCAATACAGGGCAGCTCACTAG
- a CDS encoding DHA2 family efflux MFS transporter permease subunit has product MSTAHGHASTHVPRSTWWALAVLIAGMFMSLLDATIVNVALPSIETQLNASSAVLSWIVSGYALALGLTLIPAGRLGDRYGHKWVYFTGIALFTLASLACGVASSGTSLVVFRVLQGFAGGIFVPGVVATIQILFPPQARGKAFGILGAAIGLSSALGPVIGGLIFQFFGEENGWRLVFLVNIPVGIITLVAAWKLLPADRAQRADTKKFGIDPVGILLVSAGFVALLVPLIQGESQGWPAWTFATLALGVALLVAFGFWETAYTNRGLEPLVPPSLFRYKAFSGGVTLSLVYFAAFTSIFFTITILWQSGLGHSPLQSGLVALPFAFGTIITSSQSSKIVPRLGRNILVIGATLVAIGLFWTWLVLRNTAPLELTNWMLLAPLFIAGIGNGLFIAPNLSFIVATVESSYAGTASAVISALQRVGSAVGIAVIGSVLFGTLEINGNSRLAVATGFTNAAAAAMLVSALFCVAALMLVFLLPRRAERAGARRG; this is encoded by the coding sequence GTGTCGACTGCTCACGGTCATGCATCCACCCACGTTCCGCGCAGTACTTGGTGGGCTTTGGCAGTCCTGATTGCTGGCATGTTTATGTCGCTTCTGGACGCCACGATTGTCAATGTCGCGCTGCCGTCGATCGAAACCCAACTCAACGCGTCCTCCGCAGTCCTGTCCTGGATTGTGTCCGGGTACGCATTGGCGCTGGGCCTGACACTGATTCCTGCCGGGCGTCTGGGCGACAGGTACGGACATAAGTGGGTCTACTTCACCGGTATCGCTCTGTTTACGCTGGCGAGCCTGGCATGCGGTGTGGCTTCCAGCGGCACTTCGCTGGTGGTCTTCCGGGTGCTTCAGGGCTTCGCGGGTGGAATTTTCGTACCCGGGGTTGTTGCGACCATTCAAATACTTTTCCCGCCGCAGGCACGGGGCAAGGCGTTCGGTATCCTCGGCGCCGCTATCGGTTTGTCGTCCGCGCTGGGTCCTGTCATCGGCGGACTCATCTTCCAGTTCTTCGGCGAAGAAAATGGTTGGCGCTTGGTCTTCCTCGTCAATATCCCGGTGGGGATTATCACGCTCGTCGCGGCGTGGAAGTTACTGCCCGCAGACCGTGCGCAGCGCGCCGATACAAAAAAGTTTGGCATCGACCCCGTCGGCATCTTGTTGGTAAGTGCTGGATTCGTGGCGCTTCTGGTGCCTCTAATTCAGGGCGAGTCGCAAGGGTGGCCAGCGTGGACCTTCGCGACCTTAGCTCTCGGGGTCGCTTTGCTCGTGGCATTTGGCTTCTGGGAGACCGCTTACACGAACAGGGGTCTCGAGCCCCTCGTGCCGCCCAGCCTGTTTCGATACAAGGCATTCTCCGGCGGGGTGACTCTGTCGCTGGTGTATTTTGCTGCATTCACCAGTATTTTCTTTACAATCACTATCCTGTGGCAGTCCGGTCTTGGCCACTCGCCGCTGCAGTCGGGCTTGGTTGCTTTGCCTTTCGCGTTCGGCACCATCATTACCTCGTCACAGAGCAGCAAAATCGTGCCTCGACTGGGTCGCAATATTCTCGTTATCGGCGCAACTTTAGTTGCCATCGGACTGTTCTGGACGTGGCTGGTCCTGCGCAACACGGCTCCGTTGGAGCTGACAAACTGGATGCTGCTGGCCCCATTGTTTATCGCTGGCATCGGCAACGGTCTATTTATCGCTCCTAATCTCTCCTTTATCGTTGCCACGGTCGAATCCAGCTATGCCGGCACCGCCAGTGCGGTCATCAGCGCTCTGCAGCGGGTTGGCAGCGCCGTTGGAATTGCCGTTATTGGAAGTGTGTTGTTCGGCACGTTAGAGATTAACGGGAACAGCAGGCTCGCTGTCGCGACGGGGTTTACGAACGCAGCGGCTGCCGCGATGCTGGTCAGCGCCCTATTTTGTGTGGCCGCCCTGATGCTGGTTTTCCTTCTACCTCGCCGGGCCGAAAGGGCCGGAGCGAGGAGAGGCTGA
- a CDS encoding peptidoglycan-binding domain-containing protein — MMYRALSMIGTSVLVIGLASCGSVSGSGQRASEPSVTNDSSTAKSRDLETVTSVVTTTKIITSSAVPTDSVSDAPVVTASSPPSTAPDSTAPPPHAAAEETAASAPTAGLRRVTLTCDGSWIIDLGNFEGPDSGIEAERRIAAQYPDAAIGVFAPDCPGPTAHAIIFEGPFEIYPDAYTYRRNALQTTGQVTSLVAGALQNPGELGICLLEPRPLPKLARDPSIGLGSGDEVFELTAWLLTKGYLDYSAATLDRPNFLTPEVEAGIITLQADLGVEADGIVGPVTWTAILGTACRAG, encoded by the coding sequence ATGATGTATCGCGCACTCTCCATGATCGGTACATCCGTCCTTGTTATCGGACTCGCCTCGTGTGGGTCTGTCAGCGGCTCCGGGCAGAGGGCAAGCGAACCATCGGTGACCAACGATTCCAGTACGGCAAAATCCAGAGACCTGGAAACCGTCACATCCGTGGTGACCACCACCAAAATTATTACTTCATCCGCAGTTCCCACCGATTCAGTGTCCGATGCGCCGGTGGTCACGGCTTCGTCGCCGCCCTCTACCGCGCCGGATTCAACGGCCCCACCGCCGCATGCTGCTGCTGAAGAGACTGCGGCGTCGGCGCCCACAGCCGGGTTGAGACGCGTCACACTGACATGCGATGGCAGTTGGATCATCGATTTGGGCAACTTCGAAGGTCCCGACTCTGGCATCGAAGCCGAGCGCAGAATCGCAGCTCAATACCCCGATGCGGCGATCGGAGTCTTTGCGCCCGACTGTCCCGGCCCGACCGCCCACGCCATCATTTTCGAAGGCCCCTTCGAGATCTACCCGGATGCCTACACCTACCGCCGAAACGCTTTGCAGACCACTGGTCAGGTCACCAGCCTTGTAGCGGGCGCTCTGCAAAATCCTGGCGAACTGGGTATTTGCCTCCTGGAGCCCCGCCCATTGCCCAAACTGGCTCGTGATCCTTCTATCGGGTTGGGAAGCGGCGATGAGGTATTCGAACTCACTGCCTGGCTCCTGACGAAAGGATATCTGGACTATTCCGCTGCAACCCTGGACCGTCCAAATTTTCTGACGCCCGAGGTCGAAGCAGGGATCATCACACTGCAAGCCGACTTGGGTGTTGAGGCGGATGGAATTGTTGGACCCGTTACCTGGACAGCGATTCTAGGGACAGCCTGCAGGGCAGGTTAA
- a CDS encoding peroxiredoxin, translated as MTVEVGTLAPEFTLSNQDGESVVLSSFRGKQAVLVVFYPFAFSQTCTGELCAIRDDLGSFQNDAIQVLAISVDAKYSLKAYAESQGYAFPLLADFWPHGAVAQQYGVFMEGPGMALRGTFLVDIDGVVRFAEVNGPGEARDQAAWKRAVAALSS; from the coding sequence ATGACGGTAGAAGTTGGCACCCTCGCACCTGAGTTCACTCTCTCAAACCAGGACGGCGAGAGCGTTGTTCTGTCCTCATTTAGAGGCAAACAGGCGGTTCTCGTGGTCTTTTATCCCTTCGCATTTTCTCAGACGTGCACGGGTGAGCTGTGCGCGATTCGCGACGACCTGGGCTCGTTCCAAAACGATGCAATTCAGGTGCTTGCGATCTCGGTGGATGCAAAATATTCACTGAAGGCCTATGCGGAATCGCAGGGTTACGCCTTTCCCTTGCTGGCCGACTTCTGGCCGCATGGCGCAGTGGCCCAACAATACGGCGTCTTCATGGAAGGTCCGGGGATGGCACTTCGGGGCACCTTCCTTGTCGACATCGACGGTGTAGTCCGGTTTGCCGAAGTTAATGGTCCGGGAGAAGCGCGAGACCAAGCTGCCTGGAAACGTGCAGTGGCGGCCTTGAGTTCATGA
- a CDS encoding DUF3052 domain-containing protein produces MTDVAGPAGVAAARLGLAAGNLVGEFGYDDDVDHDFRDEIEDLIGAEMLDEDADDVVDAVMLWWRETDGDLTDALVDAMTPLADSGSIWLLTPKTGRDGYVEPSDVSEAAQISGLASTTSSSVGPEWTMTRLVRPKSEKKVRS; encoded by the coding sequence GTGACTGACGTAGCAGGGCCGGCGGGGGTAGCAGCGGCTCGGCTCGGCCTAGCGGCCGGGAACCTGGTTGGCGAGTTCGGGTACGACGACGATGTGGACCACGATTTTCGCGATGAGATCGAGGATCTGATCGGTGCGGAAATGCTCGACGAGGACGCCGATGATGTAGTTGACGCGGTCATGCTCTGGTGGCGTGAAACCGACGGAGATCTCACGGATGCATTAGTTGACGCGATGACGCCACTGGCGGACAGCGGCTCGATCTGGTTGTTGACACCGAAAACTGGTCGCGACGGATATGTTGAGCCCTCGGACGTTTCTGAAGCCGCGCAGATCTCGGGTCTGGCTTCCACCACGTCGTCGTCGGTGGGTCCAGAGTGGACCATGACGCGTTTGGTCCGGCCAAAGTCAGAGAAGAAAGTTCGCAGCTAG